A DNA window from Fodinibius sp. Rm-B-1B1-1 contains the following coding sequences:
- a CDS encoding DUF5686 and carboxypeptidase-like regulatory domain-containing protein, protein MSISSKTASLLLLLLLISSSVYAQKTINGTITDIKTGETLPSANILIENTYRGTITNSNGEFSLTIPDSLLPATLIVRYIGYETKELSITRNSSFNQHIPLTPSVTEMQEIVVTDEDPGMRIMREVIKRKQQWRKELETYTAEAYTRQSLSNDTAIVSITESVSEVFWDKQQGHREIQKSKRQTANIEAASNFAGVSYLPNFYDDDIEIAEFELVGITHPDALDYYDFKLLDQTSIDGQAVYKIEVNPARKLQPLFKGTAYVLAGEYALLQVDLEPNDVVKFPAPVKSFSTSYQQQFNNFGQDFWLPVDVRIGGDIKIKIVGLDFPMIKFKQLSRITNYEINTTLPDSLYEHKDRFSVDSTTVQSDSLITQQVNTVPLSSDEKQAYITLDSTATLEKAFKPSGFLANMIDDEDDGNDSNSGPFSFLDNIPGSIKPDARYNRVDQAFVGLRYNVDPAEELELRTNVGYSTGYNDWNYGGGLSLQWLKNDFISSSISGDYYSGTKTRFQSPIYNTYYTIIPNLMGHQGYFDYYKSQGYRLFSTWELPEKLSAEMGFNRQEHNSLSTNTAYDVLGISDNFRINPQIPEGTLQSIDLITGYNLDEGYNFGVTGQKKIRLKIEHTSDAIGSDFNFTKYAGLISWSFPTFYQRRFLSNTLDINLKAGTHSGTLPPQKWGIIDGTIGSTAPFGVMKTLRNRPYEGDQYISFSAEHNFRTIPFEVLGIQPLVNRDIGFIVFGGMAKTWIQSPNRFTNSIYQPYTTPKIHWEIGASLNGILDVFRIDLATRLDQPAIMLNISIARLF, encoded by the coding sequence ATGTCTATAAGTAGTAAAACCGCTTCGTTGCTCCTTCTCCTGCTACTAATTAGCTCATCAGTATACGCCCAAAAAACAATTAACGGCACCATCACTGATATCAAAACTGGTGAAACGCTACCCTCGGCAAATATCCTGATCGAAAATACATATAGGGGTACCATCACCAATAGCAACGGAGAGTTTTCATTGACGATTCCCGATTCTCTTCTTCCCGCCACACTCATTGTCCGCTATATCGGATATGAAACAAAAGAGCTGTCAATTACCCGTAATTCATCATTCAACCAGCATATACCGCTTACTCCATCAGTCACTGAAATGCAGGAAATTGTGGTCACTGATGAAGATCCCGGCATGCGCATCATGCGCGAAGTGATCAAACGCAAACAGCAATGGCGAAAAGAGCTCGAAACCTATACAGCAGAAGCCTACACCCGCCAATCATTATCGAACGACACCGCCATTGTTTCAATTACCGAGTCAGTTTCTGAGGTATTTTGGGATAAACAGCAAGGTCACCGCGAGATACAAAAGTCTAAACGACAAACGGCTAATATAGAAGCAGCAAGTAATTTTGCTGGGGTCAGTTACCTCCCCAACTTTTATGATGATGACATTGAAATTGCTGAGTTCGAGCTGGTGGGCATTACTCACCCTGATGCACTCGATTACTACGATTTTAAACTGCTTGATCAAACATCCATTGATGGCCAGGCAGTGTACAAAATTGAAGTTAATCCAGCCCGTAAGCTGCAACCCCTTTTCAAAGGCACAGCCTACGTGCTGGCCGGGGAATATGCCCTGCTCCAGGTTGACCTTGAACCCAATGACGTCGTTAAATTTCCTGCACCTGTAAAATCATTCAGTACCTCATACCAACAGCAGTTCAATAATTTTGGACAAGATTTTTGGCTGCCTGTGGATGTCCGAATCGGCGGGGATATTAAAATAAAAATTGTGGGACTCGATTTTCCCATGATCAAGTTCAAACAGCTTTCACGCATCACAAATTACGAGATAAATACCACGCTGCCCGACTCTCTCTACGAACATAAAGATCGCTTCAGCGTTGACAGTACGACCGTTCAATCCGATTCGCTGATCACCCAGCAAGTTAATACCGTCCCCTTGTCCTCTGACGAAAAACAAGCCTATATCACGCTCGATAGTACTGCAACACTGGAAAAAGCATTCAAACCCAGTGGTTTTCTGGCCAACATGATTGATGATGAGGACGACGGTAATGATTCTAATTCCGGCCCCTTTTCCTTTTTGGATAATATCCCCGGCAGCATCAAACCCGATGCACGTTATAATCGTGTAGATCAAGCTTTTGTTGGATTACGCTATAACGTTGATCCAGCTGAAGAGTTGGAATTAAGAACCAACGTTGGATATAGTACTGGATACAACGACTGGAATTACGGTGGAGGACTTTCATTACAGTGGCTCAAAAATGACTTTATTTCTTCGTCTATCAGCGGAGATTATTATTCTGGGACAAAAACTCGTTTCCAATCACCAATTTACAATACATATTACACTATCATTCCCAACCTGATGGGACACCAAGGATATTTTGATTACTACAAATCCCAAGGTTACCGTTTATTTTCGACGTGGGAACTACCCGAAAAGCTTTCTGCAGAAATGGGATTCAACCGCCAAGAACATAACTCCTTATCAACCAACACCGCTTATGATGTACTGGGCATCTCAGATAATTTTCGGATAAATCCCCAGATTCCAGAAGGTACTCTCCAATCGATAGATTTGATAACTGGCTATAATCTGGATGAAGGCTACAACTTTGGTGTGACCGGACAGAAAAAAATACGGCTCAAAATCGAACACACATCCGATGCAATAGGAAGTGACTTTAACTTTACCAAGTATGCCGGACTTATTTCCTGGTCTTTCCCTACGTTCTATCAACGTAGATTCTTATCCAATACCCTCGATATCAACCTCAAAGCAGGAACCCATAGCGGAACACTCCCTCCACAAAAATGGGGTATCATTGATGGGACTATTGGTTCTACTGCGCCTTTTGGAGTGATGAAAACCCTTCGCAATCGCCCCTACGAAGGCGATCAATATATTTCCTTTTCGGCAGAACATAACTTTAGAACAATTCCCTTTGAAGTTTTAGGAATACAACCACTTGTAAATCGAGATATCGGATTTATTGTTTTTGGCGGGATGGCGAAAACCTGGATCCAATCACCAAATCGTTTTACCAACAGCATCTATCAACCTTATACCACCCCGAAAATTCACTGGGAGATCGGGGCTTCACTAAATGGAATATTGGATGTATTCCGTATTGATCTCGCTACCAGATTAGATCAGCCGGCTATTATGTTGAATATTAGTATAGCAAGATTGTTCTGA
- a CDS encoding alpha/beta hydrolase: MKNDLLSFSVMWKKNLYLLGFFVLAGCGAHTSKIDAPNSVADLLAVEIGEMEQWLLIRGENADNPILLWLHGGPGSAQMPIHHAYTKELEKEYIVVHWDQRGAGKSNHSGFQEESMSLDRFILDTHEVTQYLKKRFDREKIYLLGHSWGTLLGIHVVDRYPEDYDAFISVSQVVNARKADTLSYQWLGQEIEQDGSRKEKRKFRELGSPPFDNHDRFVQFAKMIDAFGGGMDAGFVTLAWKALGADEYTFADFKQWFNGANRGSGPMWVETNNTDLFTEIDTLDVPVHFFTGAKDYNTPHELVKEYYRFVEAPEGKALVVFDQSAHTPFIAEQDKFNGEVINVKRINEVKEPWK, translated from the coding sequence ATGAAAAATGATCTTCTTTCTTTTTCTGTAATGTGGAAAAAGAACTTATACCTATTAGGGTTTTTTGTGTTAGCAGGATGCGGGGCCCATACATCAAAAATTGATGCGCCAAATTCTGTGGCAGATTTGCTTGCGGTTGAAATTGGGGAGATGGAGCAGTGGCTCCTGATAAGAGGTGAAAATGCGGATAATCCCATCCTGCTTTGGCTTCACGGTGGACCAGGATCCGCCCAAATGCCAATCCACCATGCCTATACTAAAGAACTTGAAAAGGAATATATCGTTGTACACTGGGATCAGCGCGGTGCGGGGAAATCAAACCACAGCGGATTTCAAGAAGAGTCGATGAGTCTTGACCGCTTTATTCTGGATACACACGAAGTGACGCAATATTTGAAAAAGCGTTTCGACCGCGAAAAGATTTACCTTTTAGGTCATTCGTGGGGGACATTATTAGGTATTCATGTGGTGGACCGATATCCTGAAGATTATGATGCGTTTATTTCGGTCTCCCAAGTGGTAAATGCCCGTAAAGCCGACACGCTTTCTTATCAGTGGCTAGGTCAGGAGATAGAACAAGATGGATCTCGAAAAGAGAAGCGAAAGTTCAGGGAGCTCGGGAGTCCGCCGTTTGATAACCACGATCGGTTTGTTCAGTTTGCAAAAATGATTGATGCTTTTGGCGGTGGAATGGATGCAGGTTTTGTTACGCTTGCATGGAAAGCATTAGGGGCTGATGAATATACTTTCGCTGATTTTAAGCAATGGTTTAATGGCGCCAATCGGGGTAGCGGACCAATGTGGGTGGAAACTAATAACACCGATTTATTCACCGAAATTGATACTCTTGATGTGCCGGTACATTTTTTCACCGGTGCCAAGGATTACAATACTCCTCATGAGCTGGTCAAGGAGTATTATCGTTTTGTGGAAGCTCCTGAAGGTAAAGCACTGGTGGTTTTTGACCAATCTGCGCACACACCTTTTATAGCAGAACAAGATAAATTTAATGGGGAAGTGATAAACGTAAAGCGAATCAATGAGGTAAAAGAACCTTGGAAATAG
- a CDS encoding serine hydrolase domain-containing protein, whose amino-acid sequence MRNLFYFILIVVITACGSISNPDVAVNNLQPRSNISNNQLDSIFQTLRYFPNKTQLSIALVDDSTTTFYGAIRENDTVKTISNQPNVFEIGSLSKVFTAALLADLATENKLQLNHPIQAYLDFPLHDSLQITFKELANHTSGLPRIPSGFVWESLWHMDNPYRDYNEEKLREYMSSEMELEEDGSSFQYSNIGAGILGYALTQIEGKSYEEMLQQKIFGPLDMQYSTTQRALVEDKLVPGLNKRGNPTTNWDLGAIPGAGAILSTAEDLAKYGEANFDPDNKVMRLQQEPTFTIDEEKDIGLGWFIIKQDSTTSWHWHNGGTGGYRSSMVLNIADKKGVIVLSNISAGHSHAGNIDSLSFDLLKSMEKAVEQSSN is encoded by the coding sequence ATGAGAAACCTATTCTATTTTATATTGATTGTAGTTATCACTGCCTGTGGAAGTATCAGCAATCCGGACGTTGCCGTAAATAACCTGCAACCACGTTCCAACATATCGAATAATCAACTTGACAGCATATTCCAAACGCTCCGTTACTTTCCAAACAAAACCCAGCTTTCTATAGCATTGGTTGATGATAGCACAACCACCTTTTACGGCGCAATACGGGAGAATGACACGGTAAAAACCATTAGTAACCAGCCGAACGTATTTGAGATTGGGTCACTGTCCAAGGTATTTACCGCTGCCTTGCTTGCAGACCTGGCAACCGAAAATAAACTTCAGCTCAATCACCCTATTCAGGCATATCTGGATTTCCCTCTGCACGACAGCCTCCAAATTACATTTAAAGAATTAGCCAATCATACCTCGGGCTTGCCTCGCATTCCTTCAGGTTTTGTTTGGGAATCGCTTTGGCATATGGATAATCCCTACAGAGATTACAATGAGGAAAAACTACGAGAGTACATGAGCAGTGAAATGGAACTCGAAGAAGATGGAAGCTCTTTTCAATATTCCAATATCGGGGCTGGCATCCTGGGATATGCACTCACACAAATAGAGGGAAAATCCTACGAGGAGATGCTACAGCAGAAGATTTTTGGTCCTCTGGACATGCAGTATTCTACTACCCAACGAGCATTAGTCGAAGATAAACTCGTGCCGGGTCTCAATAAACGAGGAAACCCAACTACCAACTGGGATCTGGGAGCCATTCCAGGCGCCGGTGCCATTCTATCCACGGCTGAGGATCTGGCTAAATATGGAGAGGCTAATTTTGATCCGGATAACAAAGTCATGAGACTGCAACAAGAACCTACGTTCACCATAGATGAAGAAAAGGATATAGGCCTCGGCTGGTTCATCATAAAACAAGATTCTACAACATCTTGGCATTGGCATAATGGAGGCACAGGAGGCTACCGTTCATCCATGGTGTTGAATATTGCTGACAAAAAGGGCGTGATCGTTTTATCGAATATCTCCGCCGGGCATTCCCATGCTGGGAATATCGATTCACTGAGTTTTGATCTACTCAAAAGTATGGAAAAAGCAGTGGAGCAATCATCAAATTAA
- a CDS encoding ABC transporter ATP-binding protein: MNDLLTVKNLTKSFDDTGPVVDNLGFEVKEHEIFALLGPSGCGKTTCLRLISGFERADQGEVRLDGKLLESPQDHVAPQDRGIGFVFQDYALFPHLSVIENVAFGLTEIPKHKRSVYAEEVLCRTGMGDYKDRNPSELSGGQQQRVALARAIAPKPKLVLLDEPFSNLDAMLRDTMRKEVREVLKKAGMSALLVTHDQEEALSFADRIAVMNEGKIEQVGTPEEVYYNPRTKFVAQFLGRTNIFQADATGGSQVATKLGPMNLNCNACGRVLCSIRPEHLTLEKPTDQKPEDVGTVLGREFKGHDITYHVQLGDEKYLVHTDNRVLFEPNDAVVIKPLESAVILDEADK; this comes from the coding sequence ATGAATGATTTATTAACGGTAAAAAATCTAACAAAGTCGTTCGATGATACCGGTCCGGTTGTTGATAACCTTGGGTTCGAAGTTAAGGAGCACGAGATCTTTGCGTTGTTAGGACCAAGCGGTTGTGGCAAAACCACGTGCCTGCGACTTATCTCAGGATTTGAACGGGCTGACCAAGGAGAGGTGCGCCTCGATGGGAAGCTCTTAGAGTCTCCGCAAGATCATGTAGCCCCACAGGATCGGGGCATTGGGTTTGTGTTTCAGGACTACGCTCTATTTCCGCACTTGTCGGTAATTGAAAATGTGGCCTTTGGACTTACGGAAATTCCCAAGCATAAGCGATCGGTATATGCTGAGGAGGTGCTTTGCAGGACTGGGATGGGAGATTATAAAGATCGCAATCCAAGTGAGTTATCGGGAGGTCAACAGCAGCGGGTTGCTCTTGCAAGGGCTATAGCTCCAAAACCTAAGTTGGTTTTGCTCGACGAGCCATTTTCTAATCTCGATGCAATGCTGCGCGATACGATGCGTAAAGAAGTACGTGAGGTACTTAAAAAAGCAGGCATGAGTGCTCTTTTGGTAACACACGATCAGGAAGAAGCCCTTTCATTTGCTGATCGAATAGCAGTAATGAATGAAGGCAAAATAGAGCAGGTAGGAACGCCTGAAGAGGTCTATTATAATCCCAGAACAAAATTTGTGGCTCAGTTTTTAGGGCGGACTAATATATTTCAGGCTGATGCAACTGGCGGCTCACAAGTAGCGACAAAGCTTGGTCCTATGAACTTAAATTGTAATGCCTGTGGACGTGTGCTGTGTTCTATTCGGCCAGAGCACCTAACTCTTGAAAAACCCACCGATCAAAAGCCGGAAGATGTAGGCACAGTATTGGGACGTGAGTTTAAGGGGCATGATATTACCTATCATGTACAACTTGGGGATGAAAAATACTTAGTACATACCGATAATCGGGTGCTTTTTGAGCCTAATGATGCTGTGGTTATTAAGCCACTTGAATCGGCGGTTATATTAGACGAAGCTGATAAATAA
- a CDS encoding alpha/beta hydrolase produces the protein MEYFPSHIPSDLAKLDNFIANQESQYNLKKGTNAQIIWQNSTRRVTDKAIVYLHGFRASHPEGHPVHKTIAREFGYNLFLSRTKEHGINSDYPLLHLTEKKMLESAKFALEVGRRLGNKVILMGTSTGASLALYLASKAKYQQHISSLVLYSPLIDFHGISSGLLTNRWSRKLLSIVPGKKYLIKSKKSTYAEDKIWNKEYALAGALQLGAFVQHHMTPSLFRKVTHPVFVGYYYKNIDEQDTVISVNAIKKMVDFLGTRTNKLTISNFPDAKNHVICSSLLSKSVDSVIDNTRKFLKRIDSHTHS, from the coding sequence ATGGAATACTTTCCCTCACATATACCTTCTGACCTTGCTAAGCTTGATAATTTCATAGCTAATCAAGAATCGCAATACAACCTGAAGAAGGGCACAAATGCTCAAATTATCTGGCAAAATTCAACCCGTCGGGTAACTGACAAAGCTATTGTTTATCTACATGGCTTTCGTGCCTCTCACCCTGAAGGCCATCCCGTACATAAAACCATTGCTCGGGAATTTGGTTACAATCTCTTTTTAAGTCGTACAAAAGAGCATGGCATTAACAGCGATTATCCACTGCTACATCTCACCGAAAAAAAGATGCTGGAGTCAGCTAAATTTGCGCTTGAAGTAGGCAGGCGATTAGGTAATAAGGTTATTTTGATGGGTACTTCTACAGGGGCTTCGCTAGCTCTTTATTTGGCTTCAAAAGCTAAATATCAACAACACATCTCTTCGCTGGTATTATATTCTCCACTTATAGACTTCCATGGCATATCCTCAGGATTGCTCACAAATCGGTGGTCTCGAAAGTTATTAAGTATAGTTCCCGGCAAAAAGTATCTTATAAAGTCAAAAAAGTCGACCTATGCAGAGGATAAAATCTGGAATAAGGAGTATGCTTTAGCTGGTGCTTTGCAATTAGGAGCATTCGTACAACATCATATGACACCCTCCCTTTTCCGCAAGGTAACCCACCCTGTTTTTGTGGGTTATTATTATAAGAATATAGATGAACAGGATACCGTCATCTCGGTGAATGCCATAAAGAAAATGGTTGATTTTTTGGGTACGCGCACAAATAAACTGACTATATCAAACTTTCCTGATGCCAAAAACCACGTAATCTGTAGTAGCCTGCTTTCAAAAAGCGTAGATAGTGTTATCGATAACACCCGAAAATTTCTCAAACGTATTGACTCCCATACACATAGCTAA
- a CDS encoding SPOR domain-containing protein — protein sequence MKRIVIFLITSAIAISMLQACGPSEEEIERREQARQDSLERVEQQRLEKQRQDSIEQARQDSIEAAKRERERNRIEYDSNGKFAVQVEAWRSEVKAEQQVQKWADRGYENAYVVKMGNEETGDVWFRVRLGRVATEAMAEKLQDKLMRNYNEKSWVSLLKEETGSKSEEMSEE from the coding sequence ATGAAACGAATAGTCATTTTTCTTATAACGTCGGCAATTGCAATCAGTATGTTGCAAGCATGCGGGCCCAGTGAAGAAGAGATTGAACGACGCGAACAAGCTCGTCAAGACTCGCTGGAACGTGTGGAACAACAACGTCTTGAAAAACAACGCCAAGACAGCATTGAACAAGCGCGTCAAGATAGTATAGAAGCAGCTAAAAGAGAGCGTGAACGCAATCGAATTGAATACGATAGCAATGGTAAATTTGCTGTACAAGTTGAAGCATGGCGTTCAGAAGTAAAAGCTGAACAACAAGTACAAAAATGGGCAGACAGAGGTTACGAAAATGCCTATGTCGTAAAAATGGGTAATGAGGAAACTGGTGATGTATGGTTCCGTGTTCGACTGGGCCGCGTGGCTACTGAAGCGATGGCTGAAAAACTACAGGATAAATTAATGCGCAACTATAATGAAAAATCGTGGGTTTCGCTTCTCAAAGAAGAAACGGGCAGTAAATCTGAAGAGATGAGCGAAGAATAA
- a CDS encoding iron ABC transporter permease produces the protein MRNLRLLGNTLLLTFGVLLLDILIALPLAYLSVRVKIKARRFITLLGVLPLAIPGYVMAYAILGMGGYNGTFQAWFGWVLPRINGFGGSLLVLSLCTFPYLYLNLRTALIGMDRSIEEVSRSLGHDAKSTFFKVILPQLRPALLAGSLLVSLHVIGDFGTVSLMRFETFSYALYLQYIAAYDRIYAAWLALMLLALTTGALVLEYKMLKKAIYHRLGRGVSKAKSYLDLGPWAIPAYLFVGVIFLVAVVLPVSSIVFWLNQTAFTAVAGNLFDAFFNSVKASAPAAVLTTGLALPLAYIGVRYKSKLSSPIERVAYLGYATPPLAFALAFVFFSLQVSTVLYQSLALLVIAYSLHFLAEGIGPVRSALYQAPEQLEEAAQSLGYSSIKSFFKVTFPLLRGGIIASASLVFLSAMKELSITFLLSPIGFDTLALNVWSYTGEAMFAEAAPFALVILLFSSLFVGFLFSKELKT, from the coding sequence ATGCGGAATCTGCGTTTGCTTGGTAATACCCTGTTATTAACATTCGGTGTATTATTACTGGATATCTTAATTGCCTTGCCGCTGGCTTATTTATCAGTCCGAGTTAAGATTAAAGCTCGTCGATTTATCACGTTATTAGGAGTATTACCCTTAGCTATTCCCGGTTATGTAATGGCATATGCTATTTTGGGGATGGGAGGCTATAATGGGACATTTCAGGCTTGGTTCGGGTGGGTTCTGCCTCGTATTAACGGCTTCGGAGGATCCTTGCTGGTCTTATCACTATGTACATTTCCGTATCTATATTTGAATTTACGGACGGCGCTTATTGGTATGGATCGATCGATTGAAGAAGTCTCGCGGTCATTAGGTCATGATGCAAAATCTACTTTTTTTAAGGTGATTTTACCACAGCTTCGTCCTGCATTATTAGCAGGATCGCTTTTGGTAAGCTTACATGTCATCGGTGATTTTGGTACGGTATCGCTGATGCGATTCGAGACCTTCAGTTATGCACTTTATTTGCAGTATATTGCTGCTTACGACCGTATTTACGCTGCTTGGTTGGCGCTGATGTTATTGGCCCTTACAACAGGTGCTCTTGTCTTGGAATATAAGATGCTTAAAAAGGCTATTTATCACCGGTTGGGACGGGGAGTATCCAAAGCGAAAAGTTACCTTGATTTAGGTCCTTGGGCTATACCTGCCTACCTTTTTGTGGGTGTCATCTTTTTGGTCGCCGTAGTTCTACCGGTGTCTTCCATTGTATTTTGGCTTAATCAAACAGCTTTTACAGCTGTGGCAGGTAATCTTTTTGATGCTTTTTTTAACTCTGTAAAAGCGTCAGCCCCGGCAGCGGTGCTTACAACCGGGCTTGCGTTACCACTTGCCTATATTGGTGTTAGGTATAAATCAAAATTAAGTAGTCCCATCGAGCGAGTTGCTTATCTGGGATATGCTACGCCGCCACTTGCTTTTGCTTTGGCTTTTGTCTTTTTCTCTCTGCAAGTGTCTACCGTATTATATCAATCACTTGCACTATTAGTTATCGCTTACTCCCTGCACTTTTTGGCAGAAGGCATTGGTCCAGTACGGAGTGCATTGTATCAGGCCCCAGAACAGCTTGAAGAAGCCGCCCAGTCGTTGGGGTATTCATCTATAAAGTCATTTTTTAAAGTTACATTCCCCCTTTTGCGAGGTGGAATTATTGCATCAGCATCTTTGGTTTTTTTATCTGCAATGAAAGAATTATCCATAACGTTCTTATTATCACCCATTGGATTTGATACTCTGGCGCTAAACGTGTGGTCATATACGGGAGAGGCAATGTTTGCTGAAGCTGCTCCCTTTGCATTGGTAATTTTGTTATTTTCATCCCTGTTTGTAGGGTTTTTATTTTCTAAGGAGTTGAAGACATAA
- a CDS encoding Acg family FMN-binding oxidoreductase, producing the protein MEPLTDLKEIIRYGIQAPSGHNTQPWLYSVNENEINLYPDFSRALPVVDSDNHALYISLGCAAENIVIAATYYGLQANVSTNEVEDSKPFIVISLATDDSIKKDPLFAYIEDRQSTRNEYSDYKVPEADLSVLSNSFELEGIELIVLTGESEINKLEPLIIEGSNNQFQNREFVEELVDWFRFSKAEAEKKGDGLWIKSMGLPNMNSFIGNIVMKYFVTANSEAKRWKKLIDATAGFALFTVDQNEISQWVTLGRAFQRFGLTATKLNISHAHVNMPCEELEVRQKLVEKFNLGSKHPLLLIRFGYSDKMPYSFRRDLDQVICNTK; encoded by the coding sequence ATGGAACCCCTAACTGACTTAAAAGAAATCATCCGCTATGGAATACAAGCTCCTTCGGGACATAACACACAGCCATGGCTTTATTCTGTGAATGAAAATGAAATTAATCTTTACCCTGATTTCTCGCGTGCGCTGCCCGTAGTAGATAGTGACAATCATGCGCTTTACATCAGCTTGGGATGTGCCGCCGAAAATATTGTTATTGCCGCTACTTATTACGGGCTACAGGCCAATGTGAGTACCAATGAAGTAGAAGACAGTAAACCGTTTATTGTAATCTCTCTTGCTACCGACGATTCCATTAAAAAAGACCCGCTCTTTGCGTATATAGAAGACAGACAATCCACCAGAAATGAATATTCCGACTATAAGGTGCCGGAAGCTGATTTAAGTGTATTGAGCAATTCCTTTGAGCTTGAAGGCATTGAATTGATAGTCCTGACCGGAGAAAGTGAAATTAATAAATTGGAGCCACTTATTATTGAGGGGAGTAATAATCAGTTTCAAAACAGGGAGTTTGTCGAAGAGTTGGTTGACTGGTTTCGTTTTTCTAAGGCTGAAGCTGAAAAGAAAGGCGATGGTCTATGGATTAAGAGCATGGGTCTGCCCAATATGAACAGCTTTATCGGTAATATTGTGATGAAATATTTTGTTACTGCAAACAGTGAAGCTAAGCGCTGGAAGAAACTAATCGATGCAACTGCCGGGTTTGCTTTATTCACTGTAGATCAGAACGAAATTTCTCAATGGGTTACGCTTGGACGTGCTTTTCAGCGATTTGGACTTACAGCCACCAAATTGAATATCAGTCATGCCCATGTGAATATGCCGTGTGAGGAGTTAGAGGTAAGACAAAAACTTGTTGAGAAGTTTAATCTTGGTTCAAAACATCCGCTGCTACTTATCCGCTTTGGCTATTCGGATAAGATGCCGTATTCGTTTCGAAGGGATTTGGATCAGGTAATTTGTAACACAAAATGA